One Paenibacillus sp. FSL W8-0186 genomic window carries:
- a CDS encoding ATP-dependent Clp protease proteolytic subunit, which produces MNEQHHKPSYTANDAAEPAPEVPGGEKTAAAVTETIQQLGQTAVPAPGESNVYCLTIIGQIEGHLVLPPQNKTTKYEHLIPQLVAAEQNPRIEGILIILNTVGGDVEAGLAIAEMISSLSKPTVTVVIGGGHSIGVPIAVASDYSFIAESATMTIHPIRMTGLVIGVPQTFEYIEKMQERVVRFVTAHSQISENTFKELMFKTGELNRDIGTAVGGNDAVKNGLIDGIGGIGQGLAKLNELIESRRAGGGLTQ; this is translated from the coding sequence ATGAATGAGCAACATCACAAGCCAAGCTATACGGCGAACGACGCAGCGGAGCCTGCACCTGAAGTTCCAGGAGGGGAAAAGACGGCAGCCGCGGTCACCGAAACGATCCAGCAGCTAGGTCAGACCGCAGTGCCTGCGCCCGGGGAATCCAACGTGTATTGCTTGACGATCATAGGACAAATCGAAGGGCATCTTGTGCTGCCTCCGCAGAATAAAACGACCAAATATGAGCATTTGATTCCTCAATTGGTAGCAGCCGAGCAGAACCCTCGCATTGAAGGGATTTTAATTATTCTGAATACAGTAGGCGGTGATGTGGAAGCCGGATTGGCGATTGCGGAAATGATATCTTCGCTGTCCAAGCCGACCGTCACGGTGGTGATTGGCGGCGGACACAGCATCGGTGTGCCGATTGCCGTTGCTTCCGATTATTCGTTTATCGCCGAGAGTGCGACGATGACGATTCACCCCATCCGCATGACAGGGCTTGTGATCGGTGTGCCGCAAACGTTCGAGTATATCGAGAAAATGCAAGAGCGCGTCGTGCGATTTGTGACGGCCCACTCGCAAATCTCCGAGAATACGTTCAAGGAGCTCATGTTCAAGACCGGAGAGCTGAACCGTGATATCGGCACGGCTGTTGGAGGGAACGATGCGGTGAAGAACGGGCTGATTGATGGAATCGGGGGAATCGGCCAAGGACTAGCCAAGCTGAATGAACTGATCGAATCGCGGCGTGCGGGAGGAGGACTTACGCAATGA
- a CDS encoding YlzJ-like family protein, whose translation MTHYTILPQDVYWNWDDQETKDSYTEIELGGVLMQVRMEQDNRATIIRLLRCSLDDYLNPAYAPGQQVTFIPILRKS comes from the coding sequence ATGACTCATTATACGATTTTGCCGCAAGACGTTTATTGGAACTGGGACGACCAGGAAACGAAAGACAGCTATACGGAAATTGAACTCGGCGGCGTATTGATGCAGGTCAGGATGGAGCAGGACAATCGGGCAACGATTATCCGGCTGCTGCGCTGCTCTCTGGACGATTATCTAAATCCGGCCTATGCGCCTGGGCAGCAGGTTACGTTTATCCCAATTTTGCGCAAATCATAA